One region of Nycticebus coucang isolate mNycCou1 chromosome 10, mNycCou1.pri, whole genome shotgun sequence genomic DNA includes:
- the LOC128596743 gene encoding insulin growth factor-like family member 3, translated as MSAQDAPISSGLWLCQPAPRCGDQIYNPLEQCCDYNTILPLNRSNLCGPNCTFWPCFELCCPESFGPHRKFVVKLKVLGVKSQCPSAPISRICPRLNTSNLLVAKRRKKG; from the coding sequence ATGTCTGCCCAAGACGCTCCCATCAGCTCAGGACTGTGGCTGTGCCAGCCAGCGCCCAGGTGTGGGGACCAAATCTACAACCCCCTGGAGCAGTGCTGTGACTATAACACCATCCTGCCCCTGAACCGGAGTAATCTCTGTGGACCCAACTGCACCTTTTGGCCCTGCTTTGAGCTCTGCTGCCCGGAGTCCTTCGGCCCCCACCGAAAGTTTGTTGTGAAGTTGAAGGTTCTGGGTGTGAAGTCCCAGTGCCCCTCCGCCCCCATCTCCCGGATCTGTCCCAGGTTAAACACCTCTAACTTGCTTGTGgccaaaagaaggaagaaggggtgA